Proteins encoded by one window of Chanos chanos chromosome 7, fChaCha1.1, whole genome shotgun sequence:
- the LOC115815901 gene encoding adhesion G protein-coupled receptor E3-like, which yields MEGQKKKVKAQLDEVLNTLERKFDKSSESESENLASQASTVLNISETLVSLVVKPTDTEELLNFTSNTTEVKVYTVGPNATLESITRLNNTAALLDIDIISIAKNNKGHASVAFMTYDNMSEILKPTFFPSKKDTVNTMMSTVVSASLPKTTNKTLINPVNFTLKHIRETDPAGTLHCVYWDKTEWSTNGCVRISEKNSNNTICSCTHLSTFALLMQTEKLPERSHRLELLSTIAFTVGLIFLFLAVLTFVLFRKNSRVSSVLRLNLCICLLLAHLLFLLTQRFLAHSNYKVACAVFAGILHFLLLSGFMWMFLEAITLFISVKNLSKIRSRWREVLHWKYQLVIGYVVPTLMVGVSLSVQRDGYDSETCWIKLGTSFVWSFLGPVCFILAVNLILFITIIITLQCTLMHLSGNVSQIKNSRTMVFKALAQFFILGCPWILGFFTWFSKALEIIFLLLTSQQGTFIFLVHCVLSEEVKQSQKAVQKVVVHPLPSP from the exons ATGGAAGGACAGAAAAAG aagGTAAAAGCTCAGCTGGATGAGGTGTTAAATACACTGGAGAGGAAATTTGATAAATCCAGTGAATCTGAATCAGAAAATTTGGCATCACAGGCGAGCACAGTTCTGAACATTTCTGAGACACTGGTCTCTTTAGTGGTGaaaccaacagacacagaagaacTCCTCAACTTTACCTCCAACACCACTG aggtcaaagtctACACTGTTGGACCAAACGCCACTTTAGAAAGCATCACTCGACTGAATAATACTGCCGCTCTCCTGGATATCGACATCATCAGTATCGCCAAGAACAACAAGG GACATGCATCTGTGGCCTTCATGACGTATGACAATATGTCAGAAATACTGAAGCCCACCTTCTTCCCctcaaagaaagacacagtcaACACTATGATGTCCACAGTAGTCTCAGCCTCTCTGCCCAAAACCACCAACAAAACGCTTATCAATCCAGTTAACTTCACCCTGAAACACATCAGA GAGACGGATCCTGCAGGAACCCTTCACTGTGTCTACTGGGACAAAACTGAATGGAGCACAAATGGCTGTGTGAGAATCAGTGAGAAAAATTCCAACAATACAATCTGTTCCTGCACACACTTGTCTACCTTTGCTCTCCTCATGCAAACTGAAAAATTACCTGAG CGGAGTCATCGCTTGGAGCTGCTGAGCACCATTGCTTTTACAGTAGGGCTGATATTCCTGTTCTTGGCTGTTTTGACCTTCGTCCTGTTTCGTAAGAACTCGAGAGTGAGCAGCGTACTTCGACTAAACCTCTGCATCTGTCTGCTGCTagcacacctcctcttcctgctTACTCAACGTTTTCTGGCTCACAGCAATTACAAGGT AGCATGTGCTGTGTTTGCGGGAATCTTGCacttccttcttctctctggATTTATGTGGATGTTCCTTGAGGCCATAACACTCTTCATCTCAGTGAAGAACCTATCAAAGATCAGATCCAGGTGGAGGGAGGTGCTTCACTGGAAATACCAACTTGTGATTGGTTATGTGGTCCCCACTCTTATGGTTGGTGTATCTTTGTCTGTTCAGCGTGACGGTTATGACAGTGAGAC GTGCTGGATTAAGTTGGGGACGAGCTTTGTGTGGAGTTTTTTGGGTCCTGTTTGCTTCATTCTTGCA GTTAATTTGAtcctcttcatcaccatcatcatcactcttCAGTGTACACTGATGCACCTGAGCGGTAATGTCTCGCAGATCAAAAACAGCAG GACTATGGTGTTCAAAGCACTGGCCCAGTTTTTTATACTGGGTTGCCCCTGGATACTGGGATTCTTCACATGGTTCAGTAAGGCGCTGGAGATCATCTTCCTTCTCCTCACTTCCCAGCAGGGCACCTTCATCTTCCTGGTCCACTGTGTCCTCAGTGAAGAGGTAAAGCAGA gtCAGAAAGCAGTACAAAAAGTTGTGGTACACCCTCTGCCCTCACCATGA